Proteins co-encoded in one Kutzneria chonburiensis genomic window:
- a CDS encoding beta-glucosidase family protein — MDLDKLVERLDLDTKAALLAGQDRWSLPAAPGIGLASLVMSDGPIGVRGTRQTPDDPSVALPSPTALAACWDPELARQVGRLLAQEARRKGVHVLLAPTVNLHRTPLGGRHFECYSEDPLLTGLVGAGYVSGVQDGGVATTVKHFVANDSETQRYTVDVHADERTLRELYLAPFEIIVKQARPWGVMAAYNSVNGATMTEHGPLQNGILRDEWGFDGFIVSDWTATRHTERAAKGGLDVAMPGPITPFGRDLAQAVRDGRVPEQVVDAMVRRVLLLAARVGILDGVEPAVTTLPEPIDGGSLAREVAVRSFVLLHNTVDLLPLDATKSPMVALLGGAAKDARILGGGSAVVYPQEVISPLDGLRQVFPNVVYELGADPRTQLPPLGDNADLRWIALDGDGVEVASGPLDQGSIRWIGEAPAGVDPKRVRTVEIAGTFTPFETGRQTFAFIGLGQARLEIAGTVLFEESNMPAGDDPFTAVLNPRERRFDVDLEAGRPVQVSFRLTPLGLERGINKYVWIALTLGHSGPEADPERRIERAVAAAKDADVAVVVVGTTDQSESEGFDRTTLALPGPQDELVRRVAAANPRTVVVVNAGSPVEMPWADDVAAVLLTWFPGQAAGAALADVLTGVAEPGGRLPTTWPRRTEDAPVLTVTPTDGVLSYDEGVFIGYRAWQRGDTEPAYWFGHGIGYTDWAYESAEFEASDEPDILGTVTVVVRNTGIRAGREIVQTYLAPAGPDAERPARWLAGFASVTAGPGERATVVIAVPRRSRQVWREGGWRDAPGGHRLEVGRSVADRRLTVDLPDGTVAG, encoded by the coding sequence ATGGATCTCGACAAGCTGGTCGAACGGCTGGATCTGGACACCAAGGCGGCGTTGCTGGCCGGGCAGGACCGCTGGTCGCTGCCGGCGGCGCCGGGGATCGGCCTGGCCTCGCTGGTGATGTCGGATGGGCCGATCGGTGTCCGCGGCACGCGGCAGACGCCTGACGACCCGTCGGTGGCGCTGCCCAGCCCGACGGCGCTGGCCGCGTGCTGGGATCCGGAGCTGGCCCGGCAGGTCGGCCGGCTGTTGGCGCAGGAGGCCCGCCGCAAGGGCGTGCACGTGCTGCTGGCGCCCACCGTGAACCTGCACCGGACCCCGTTGGGCGGTCGGCATTTCGAGTGCTACTCGGAGGATCCGCTGCTGACCGGTCTCGTCGGCGCGGGCTATGTCAGCGGCGTGCAGGACGGGGGTGTGGCGACGACGGTGAAACACTTCGTGGCCAACGACTCCGAGACGCAGCGGTACACGGTGGACGTTCACGCTGATGAACGGACGCTGCGCGAGCTGTACCTGGCGCCGTTCGAGATCATCGTCAAGCAGGCGCGGCCGTGGGGCGTGATGGCGGCGTACAACTCGGTCAACGGGGCGACGATGACCGAGCATGGTCCGCTACAGAACGGGATCCTGCGTGACGAGTGGGGTTTCGACGGCTTCATCGTCTCGGACTGGACGGCGACCAGGCACACCGAGCGGGCCGCGAAAGGTGGCCTTGACGTGGCGATGCCCGGTCCGATCACGCCCTTCGGCCGGGATCTGGCGCAGGCCGTCCGGGACGGGCGGGTGCCGGAGCAGGTGGTGGATGCGATGGTCCGTCGGGTTCTGCTGTTGGCGGCCAGGGTGGGCATTCTGGACGGCGTCGAGCCGGCAGTGACGACGCTGCCGGAGCCGATCGACGGCGGGTCGCTGGCCCGTGAAGTGGCGGTCAGGTCGTTCGTGTTGCTGCACAACACAGTGGATTTGCTCCCGCTGGACGCCACCAAATCGCCAATGGTGGCGTTGCTCGGCGGGGCGGCGAAGGACGCGCGGATCCTCGGCGGCGGCAGCGCGGTGGTGTACCCGCAAGAGGTGATCTCGCCGTTGGACGGTCTGCGCCAGGTGTTCCCGAACGTGGTGTACGAGCTCGGCGCGGACCCACGCACGCAGCTGCCTCCGTTGGGGGACAACGCGGATCTCCGCTGGATCGCGTTGGACGGCGACGGTGTTGAGGTCGCGTCCGGGCCGCTGGACCAGGGCTCGATCCGGTGGATCGGCGAGGCACCGGCCGGAGTGGACCCCAAGCGGGTGCGGACGGTGGAGATCGCCGGCACGTTCACGCCGTTCGAGACCGGCCGGCAGACCTTCGCCTTCATCGGACTCGGTCAGGCCCGCCTGGAGATTGCCGGCACGGTTCTGTTCGAGGAGTCGAACATGCCGGCCGGCGACGACCCGTTCACGGCCGTGCTCAACCCGCGGGAACGGCGCTTCGACGTCGATCTCGAAGCCGGGCGGCCGGTCCAGGTCAGCTTTCGGCTCACGCCGCTGGGCCTGGAGCGCGGCATCAACAAGTACGTCTGGATCGCCCTGACGCTGGGCCACAGCGGCCCCGAGGCCGACCCGGAGCGGCGGATCGAGCGGGCGGTGGCCGCCGCGAAGGACGCTGATGTCGCGGTGGTCGTGGTCGGCACGACGGACCAGAGTGAGAGCGAAGGCTTCGACCGCACCACGTTGGCGCTGCCGGGGCCGCAGGACGAGCTGGTGCGCCGGGTCGCAGCGGCCAATCCCCGCACGGTGGTCGTGGTGAACGCGGGGTCGCCGGTGGAGATGCCGTGGGCGGACGACGTGGCGGCAGTGCTGCTGACCTGGTTTCCGGGCCAGGCGGCCGGGGCGGCGCTGGCCGACGTGCTGACCGGTGTCGCCGAGCCCGGCGGCCGCCTGCCGACGACGTGGCCCAGGCGCACCGAGGATGCTCCGGTGCTGACCGTGACGCCGACCGACGGCGTGCTGAGCTATGACGAGGGCGTATTCATCGGCTATCGAGCCTGGCAGCGTGGCGACACCGAACCGGCGTACTGGTTCGGTCACGGAATCGGCTACACGGATTGGGCGTACGAATCCGCCGAATTCGAAGCTTCCGACGAGCCCGACATTCTCGGCACGGTCACTGTTGTCGTCCGCAATACCGGCATTCGCGCCGGTCGCGAGATCGTGCAGACCTATCTCGCACCGGCCGGGCCCGATGCCGAGCGTCCGGCGCGCTGGCTGGCCGGTTTCGCCTCGGTGACCGCGGGCCCTGGCGAGCGGGCCACCGTGGTCATCGCCGTCCCGCGCCGGTCACGGCAGGTGTGGCGGGAGGGCGGCTGGCGGGACGCACCCGGCGGGCACCGGCTCGAGGTCGGACGCTCGGTGGCCGACCGGCGACTCACCGTTGATCTCCCCGACGGTACAGTAGCCGGTTGA
- a CDS encoding helix-turn-helix domain-containing protein — protein MSQEMYSVEQVADLLGLHVRTVRGYVRDGRLKAVRIGKQYRIAQADLDAFTGAESQVRRTRHVEVSTIVEIDAISREDASRIAMGAVGAANTRGYEAQPLRIETAYDEVRGRLKLIILGDLTTTAELLRWIALLAEGES, from the coding sequence GTGTCCCAGGAGATGTACTCGGTGGAGCAGGTCGCGGACCTGCTGGGCCTGCACGTGCGCACGGTCCGCGGCTACGTCCGTGACGGCCGGCTCAAGGCGGTCAGGATCGGCAAGCAGTACCGGATCGCCCAGGCCGACCTCGACGCCTTCACCGGCGCGGAGTCGCAGGTCCGGCGGACCCGGCACGTGGAGGTGTCGACCATCGTCGAGATCGACGCGATCAGCCGGGAGGACGCCAGCCGGATCGCCATGGGCGCGGTCGGGGCGGCCAACACGCGGGGCTACGAAGCTCAGCCGCTGCGCATCGAGACCGCGTACGACGAGGTACGCGGCCGACTGAAGCTGATCATCCTGGGGGACCTGACCACCACCGCGGAGCTGCTGCGGTGGATCGCCTTGCTGGCAGAGGGGGAGTCGTGA
- a CDS encoding serine hydrolase domain-containing protein — translation MDLGTEADRVAAETSFTGVVRLDEAGAAVFERAYGMAHRGLGVPNTVDTRFAIASGGKALTGLAVVSLIEDSTLGLSTTARSVLGPDLPLIDDAVTVEQLLSHRSGIGDYYDEDGDPSLPVPAQDLETTEQYVPILDGYPQKFPPGTRFNYNNGAFVVLALIAERASGVPFHDLVAQRVCAPAGLVDTAYLRSDEPDRRTALGYLAKDGLRTNVFDLPVRGSGDGGIYTTVADFHALWRSFFAGRVVSSKWVEEMTRPRSVHEGRRPLRYGLGFWLHESSDTVIVMGSDPGVSFWSEADPSGAFVHTVVGNSSDAAWPVARLFG, via the coding sequence ATGGACCTGGGGACCGAGGCGGACCGCGTGGCCGCCGAGACATCGTTCACCGGCGTGGTACGGCTGGACGAGGCTGGCGCGGCGGTGTTCGAGCGGGCGTACGGCATGGCGCATCGCGGGCTGGGTGTTCCGAACACTGTGGACACTCGGTTCGCGATCGCCAGTGGTGGCAAGGCGTTGACGGGGCTGGCCGTCGTGTCGCTGATCGAGGATAGCACCCTCGGCCTGTCGACGACGGCGAGGTCCGTGCTGGGCCCGGACCTGCCGTTGATCGACGACGCCGTGACGGTGGAACAGTTGCTGTCCCACCGTTCCGGCATCGGCGACTACTACGACGAGGACGGCGACCCGTCGCTGCCGGTGCCGGCGCAGGACCTGGAGACGACCGAACAGTACGTGCCGATCCTGGACGGCTATCCGCAGAAGTTCCCGCCCGGCACCAGGTTCAACTACAACAACGGCGCCTTTGTCGTGCTGGCGCTCATCGCCGAACGCGCGAGCGGCGTCCCGTTCCACGACCTGGTGGCGCAGCGGGTGTGCGCGCCGGCCGGTCTGGTGGACACGGCCTACCTGCGCAGCGACGAGCCGGACCGGCGGACGGCGCTCGGCTATCTGGCCAAGGATGGCTTGCGCACCAACGTTTTTGACCTCCCGGTGCGCGGCAGCGGCGACGGTGGCATCTACACCACGGTAGCCGACTTCCACGCGCTGTGGCGGTCCTTCTTCGCCGGCCGCGTCGTCTCGTCGAAGTGGGTCGAGGAGATGACGCGTCCGCGCAGCGTGCACGAAGGCAGGCGGCCACTGCGGTACGGCTTGGGCTTCTGGCTGCACGAGTCGTCCGACACGGTGATCGTCATGGGTTCGGATCCGGGTGTCTCGTTCTGGTCCGAGGCCGATCCGTCCGGCGCGTTCGTTCATACTGTGGTAGGCAACTCGAGTGATGCGGCCTGGCCGGTGGCCCGGCTGTTCGGTTGA
- a CDS encoding cytochrome P450 — protein MSVNTELSARAADRARGCPFAAAPGHEDTDLNGPVARVRTPAGIDAWMVNRYEDVKDVLSDTTRFSSAAGSINHMLPRMWPPQPMEPGDFNRMDGAEHLRFRRAFGIEIGAAKRMDALRPSVQRIVDEALDAIAGAEQPVDFHELFSKPVTTAVIADLMDVPYADRQLFHDSAAAALDISMDPEIATAAFDKLKAYVRKLLVDRRENPGDDALSHIIARSEAGDRPFTDDELESIGFALISAGFDVTAGMLTFIMLTLFEFPAEMARLVADPSLAPTAVDEFVRFLPGDVGILRQAVADTEMGGVQIKAGDYVIAGIGAAGHDESVFPDPETLDLARTPNSHLSFGRGPHACVGQQLARLELRVALETVLRRVPSLRCAVPVAEVPLRQDNIVPGPAHLPVLFDAVLPVREETP, from the coding sequence TTGTCTGTCAACACCGAATTGTCCGCGCGGGCTGCCGACCGCGCCCGCGGCTGCCCGTTCGCCGCTGCCCCCGGCCACGAGGACACCGACCTGAACGGCCCCGTGGCGCGGGTGCGCACGCCCGCCGGCATCGACGCCTGGATGGTCAACCGCTACGAGGACGTCAAGGACGTGCTCAGCGACACCACCCGGTTCAGCTCGGCCGCCGGCTCGATCAACCACATGCTGCCGCGGATGTGGCCGCCGCAGCCGATGGAGCCCGGTGACTTCAACCGGATGGACGGCGCCGAGCACCTGCGGTTCCGCCGCGCCTTCGGCATCGAGATCGGCGCGGCCAAGCGGATGGACGCGTTACGGCCGTCGGTGCAGCGCATCGTCGACGAGGCGCTGGACGCCATCGCCGGCGCCGAGCAGCCGGTCGACTTCCACGAGCTGTTCTCCAAGCCCGTGACCACGGCGGTGATCGCCGACCTGATGGACGTGCCGTACGCGGACCGCCAGCTGTTCCACGACTCGGCCGCCGCCGCGCTGGACATCTCCATGGACCCGGAGATCGCCACTGCCGCGTTCGACAAGCTCAAGGCGTACGTGCGCAAGCTGCTGGTGGACCGCCGGGAGAACCCGGGCGACGACGCGCTCAGCCACATCATCGCCCGCAGCGAGGCCGGCGACCGGCCGTTCACCGACGACGAGCTGGAGTCGATCGGCTTCGCGCTGATCTCGGCCGGCTTCGACGTCACCGCCGGCATGCTGACCTTCATCATGCTGACTCTGTTCGAGTTCCCGGCCGAGATGGCCCGGCTGGTCGCGGATCCGTCGCTGGCGCCGACCGCGGTCGACGAGTTCGTCCGCTTCCTGCCCGGCGACGTGGGCATCCTGCGCCAGGCCGTGGCCGACACGGAGATGGGCGGCGTCCAGATCAAGGCGGGCGACTACGTGATCGCCGGCATCGGCGCCGCCGGCCACGACGAGTCGGTGTTCCCGGACCCGGAGACGCTCGACCTGGCCCGTACACCCAATTCGCACCTCAGCTTCGGCCGCGGCCCGCACGCGTGCGTCGGCCAGCAGCTGGCCCGCCTGGAGCTTCGGGTGGCGCTGGAGACGGTGCTGCGGCGCGTGCCGTCGCTGCGCTGCGCGGTGCCGGTGGCGGAAGTCCCGCTGCGGCAGGACAACATCGTGCCGGGGCCGGCCCACCTGCCGGTGCTGTTCGACGCCGTGCTGCCGGTTCGGGAGGAGACGCCGTGA
- a CDS encoding DUF6229 family protein, which translates to MSPTDLVAQWRTVAHASDNPAGPLYVSEHAESEVANRIPPDTLHGCGTACTGSRTRQCC; encoded by the coding sequence ATGTCGCCGACAGATCTGGTGGCACAGTGGCGGACGGTGGCGCATGCGTCGGACAACCCGGCGGGCCCGCTGTACGTGAGCGAGCACGCGGAATCCGAGGTGGCCAACCGCATCCCGCCGGACACGCTGCACGGCTGCGGCACGGCCTGCACCGGTTCGCGCACCCGGCAATGCTGCTGA
- the menC gene encoding o-succinylbenzoate synthase, producing the protein MKIEGLELRWASLPLVGTFRTSFGSETTRDLLLLRLVTDRAEGWSECVAMTAPVYSPEYVDAAAHVIEHVLFPEIAALSDPDVHAVSRAMQRFHGHQMAKAALETAFLDAELRSLDLSLARYLGGAVDRVASGVSVGIMDSVPQLLDAVGGYLDQGYVRIKLKIEPGWDVEPVRAVRERFGDDVPLQVDANTAYTVGDARQLAKLDPFDLLLIEQPLPEDDLLGHARLARQIRTPVCLDESITSAKVAADAISLGACAIVNIKPGRVGGYLESRRVHDVCQAHGVPVWCGGMLETGVGRAANLALASLPGFTLPGDTSASDRYFHRDVTEPFTIENGHVRVPTGPGIGITPVPEILHELTTDTRWLPANG; encoded by the coding sequence GTGAAGATCGAGGGCCTCGAGCTGCGCTGGGCGTCGCTGCCGCTGGTCGGCACGTTCCGCACGTCGTTCGGCAGCGAGACCACGCGCGATCTGTTGCTGCTGCGGCTGGTCACCGATCGGGCCGAAGGCTGGTCGGAGTGCGTGGCGATGACCGCGCCGGTCTACTCGCCGGAGTACGTGGACGCGGCCGCGCATGTGATCGAGCACGTGCTGTTCCCGGAGATCGCCGCACTGTCCGATCCGGACGTTCACGCCGTTTCCCGGGCCATGCAACGGTTCCACGGCCACCAGATGGCCAAAGCCGCGCTGGAGACGGCTTTTCTCGACGCCGAACTGCGGTCGCTCGACCTGTCGCTGGCCCGTTATCTGGGCGGCGCCGTGGATCGGGTGGCCTCCGGGGTGTCGGTCGGCATCATGGATTCCGTTCCGCAGCTGCTCGACGCCGTCGGCGGCTACCTCGATCAGGGTTACGTGCGGATCAAGCTGAAGATCGAGCCGGGCTGGGACGTCGAGCCGGTCCGGGCCGTGCGGGAGCGCTTCGGCGACGACGTGCCGTTGCAGGTCGATGCCAACACCGCCTACACCGTCGGCGACGCGCGGCAGCTGGCCAAGCTCGACCCGTTCGACCTGCTGCTCATCGAGCAGCCACTGCCCGAGGACGACCTGCTCGGCCATGCCCGGCTGGCCCGGCAGATCCGCACGCCGGTCTGCCTGGACGAGTCGATCACGTCGGCCAAGGTCGCGGCCGACGCGATCAGCCTCGGCGCGTGCGCCATCGTCAACATCAAGCCCGGGCGGGTCGGCGGATATCTGGAGTCTCGCCGCGTGCACGACGTCTGCCAGGCCCACGGGGTGCCGGTGTGGTGCGGCGGCATGTTGGAGACCGGCGTCGGGCGGGCGGCCAACCTCGCGCTGGCCTCGTTGCCCGGGTTCACCCTGCCGGGCGACACCTCGGCGTCGGACCGCTACTTCCACCGGGACGTCACCGAGCCGTTCACAATCGAGAACGGGCACGTCCGGGTGCCGACCGGGCCGGGAATCGGCATCACCCCGGTACCCGAGATTCTGCACGAACTGACGACCGACACCCGGTGGCTTCCGGCGAACGGGTGA
- a CDS encoding alpha/beta fold hydrolase, with translation MTATIYKTEAGGQELRAFYERALGHWPVPADRRTVPTRHGDTFVMVSGNETGPPVILLHGSAGNTLSWMSVVGNLADRFRLYAVDIIGEPGLSAPSRPPLGSSAYAEWFDDVLAGLGLTEVQMVAASLGGWFAIDCATRRPGRISRMVLLVPGGIGRQKLGKMALFFLGRLLGRKQPEPQSPPEKYLRMVFEHYRPRLLMPIFSAARLRKLTMPLLAIVGDRDELLNSKATQRRLTATTDATVVMLPDTGHMLPDQSERIGVSSVTDTVTDIGGTTAFVLAPDGPKLSTEQDAVDIIGQLWGQPVPLVVIPVERFADGVFDLRTTLLGHFTQKFIGYGKSLAIVGDLGEHLAGSEPLRAYVRESNRGSRIWFLDDVNQVAARLG, from the coding sequence GTGACCGCGACCATCTACAAGACCGAGGCCGGTGGCCAGGAGCTCCGCGCGTTCTACGAGCGCGCGCTGGGGCACTGGCCGGTGCCGGCCGACCGCCGCACGGTGCCGACCCGGCACGGTGACACCTTCGTGATGGTGTCGGGGAACGAGACCGGCCCGCCGGTGATCCTGCTGCACGGTTCGGCCGGCAACACGCTGAGCTGGATGTCGGTGGTGGGAAATCTGGCCGACCGGTTCCGGCTCTACGCCGTGGACATCATCGGCGAGCCGGGGCTGAGCGCGCCGTCCCGGCCGCCCTTGGGCTCTTCGGCCTACGCCGAGTGGTTCGACGACGTGCTGGCCGGTCTGGGCCTGACCGAGGTGCAGATGGTGGCGGCGTCCCTGGGCGGCTGGTTCGCCATCGACTGCGCCACCCGTCGACCGGGACGGATCAGCCGCATGGTGCTGCTGGTGCCGGGCGGCATCGGCCGCCAGAAGCTCGGCAAGATGGCACTGTTCTTCCTCGGCCGGCTGTTGGGCCGCAAGCAGCCGGAGCCCCAGTCGCCGCCGGAGAAGTACCTGCGCATGGTGTTCGAGCACTACCGGCCGCGGCTGCTGATGCCGATCTTCTCCGCCGCCCGGCTGCGCAAGCTGACCATGCCGCTGCTGGCCATCGTCGGCGACCGCGACGAGTTGCTGAACTCCAAGGCGACCCAGCGGCGGCTGACCGCCACGACCGACGCGACCGTGGTGATGCTGCCCGACACCGGGCACATGCTGCCGGACCAGAGCGAGCGGATCGGGGTTTCCTCCGTGACTGACACAGTGACCGACATCGGCGGGACCACCGCGTTCGTGCTGGCTCCGGACGGCCCGAAGCTGTCAACCGAGCAGGACGCGGTCGACATCATCGGGCAGCTCTGGGGGCAGCCGGTGCCGCTGGTGGTGATCCCGGTGGAGCGGTTCGCCGACGGCGTGTTCGACCTGCGCACCACCCTGCTCGGGCACTTCACGCAGAAGTTCATCGGCTACGGCAAGAGCCTGGCCATCGTCGGTGACCTGGGTGAACACCTCGCCGGGAGCGAGCCGCTGCGGGCGTACGTCCGGGAGTCCAACCGGGGCAGCCGGATCTGGTTCCTGGACGACGTTAATCAGGTGGCGGCCCGGCTCGGCTGA
- a CDS encoding cold-shock protein, producing MGVATGRVLRFDDVRGFGFIAPDSGSEDVFVHANDLSEDKSVFKPGTTVEFQIEEGDRGLKAVDVRRTGRSGGRGSGGSGGGGAVSGFGAELTEALLVEVPDLTGAQIVRIRETVADVARARGISL from the coding sequence GTGGGTGTGGCAACAGGGCGGGTGCTGCGGTTCGACGACGTGCGGGGTTTCGGGTTCATCGCGCCGGATTCCGGCAGCGAGGACGTTTTCGTGCACGCGAACGACCTCAGTGAGGACAAGTCGGTGTTCAAGCCGGGCACCACGGTCGAGTTCCAGATCGAGGAGGGCGACCGCGGCCTGAAGGCCGTCGACGTGCGGCGGACCGGTCGGTCCGGCGGGCGGGGTTCGGGCGGTTCGGGTGGTGGCGGCGCGGTGTCGGGGTTCGGCGCCGAGCTGACCGAGGCGCTGCTGGTCGAGGTCCCGGACCTGACCGGGGCGCAGATCGTGCGTATCCGCGAGACCGTGGCCGACGTGGCCAGGGCCCGCGGCATCTCGCTGTAG
- a CDS encoding ferredoxin, with protein sequence MIHVETDTDLCIASGVCAMTAPAVFDQDADSGLVVLLDADPGEEQTAAVREAATLCPNAVISLIER encoded by the coding sequence GTGATCCACGTCGAGACCGACACCGACCTCTGCATCGCCTCCGGGGTCTGCGCCATGACCGCGCCTGCGGTGTTCGACCAGGATGCCGACAGCGGCCTGGTCGTGCTGCTGGACGCTGACCCGGGTGAAGAGCAGACCGCCGCGGTGCGCGAGGCCGCGACGCTGTGCCCGAACGCGGTGATCTCGCTCATCGAGCGCTGA
- a CDS encoding GNAT family N-acetyltransferase, translating to MIEAGEVLERARSRAETAAEQAGVTVRVLHELPDLEEVRLLLDDVWRPDPTNPTATLELLRVVSHIGSYVAAAYRGDTIVGATMGFFGPPDTRSLHSHITGVRPDGQVRGVGFALKTHQRAWALDNGLRMVNWTFDPLVSRNAHFNLAKLGARCHVYLESFYGDMPDELNAGDESDRILLEWDLADPSVARALDGHPVERVPDALVALDIDDSQRPVPGEIKGRYVEVRIPPDIYAVRKARPETALRWRLAVRDVLGGLLADGAVITGFSRDGGYLLDRGEDA from the coding sequence ATGATCGAGGCGGGGGAAGTCCTGGAGCGGGCGCGCTCGAGAGCCGAGACGGCAGCGGAGCAGGCCGGGGTGACCGTGCGGGTGCTGCACGAGCTGCCGGACCTCGAAGAGGTCCGCCTGCTGCTGGACGACGTGTGGCGGCCGGACCCGACCAATCCCACGGCCACCCTGGAACTTCTCCGGGTCGTGTCGCACATCGGCAGCTACGTCGCGGCGGCGTACCGCGGCGACACGATCGTCGGCGCGACCATGGGATTCTTCGGGCCGCCGGACACCAGGAGCCTGCACTCGCACATCACCGGCGTCCGCCCGGACGGCCAGGTTCGCGGCGTCGGTTTCGCGTTGAAGACGCATCAGCGGGCGTGGGCGCTGGACAACGGCCTGCGCATGGTCAACTGGACGTTCGACCCGCTGGTGTCCCGCAATGCACACTTCAATCTGGCCAAGCTGGGCGCGCGCTGCCACGTGTACCTGGAGTCGTTCTACGGCGACATGCCCGACGAGCTGAACGCCGGCGACGAGAGCGACCGCATCCTGTTGGAGTGGGACCTCGCTGACCCGTCGGTGGCCCGCGCCCTGGACGGTCATCCGGTCGAGCGTGTGCCGGATGCCTTGGTGGCGTTGGACATCGACGACAGCCAGCGGCCGGTGCCGGGTGAGATCAAGGGCCGCTACGTGGAAGTCCGCATTCCGCCGGACATCTACGCCGTGCGCAAGGCCCGGCCGGAGACGGCGCTGCGCTGGCGGCTGGCCGTGCGCGACGTGCTCGGCGGCCTGCTCGCCGACGGCGCGGTGATCACCGGATTCAGCCGTGACGGCGGCTATCTGCTGGACCGCGGGGAGGACGCGTGA